The nucleotide sequence GAGCTGTTACTGAAATAGAAAGACCTAACATCTACACACCACAAatattgtgtgtttatattgtgtgtttattttcctgACACTTTTCCAGTAAACCTAGGAAAATAGACAGTTACGCACTCTGACCAGCAGATGACACTAAACACTCATGGACACTAGTTGATGGCAAGTAGCAAATACCTTTTGGAAATAAAAgcccctttgtgtgtgtgtgtgtgtgtgtgtgtgtgtgtgtgtgtgtgtgtgtgtgtacagattgTACAGCCCTGTTTGACAGGTTTACTGTTGTAATTAGAATTTATAGATTGTTGAACTGAATGAACTCTACGCTTCAGAAAAACCTCTTGAAAATGATGCTGGATGAATTCTTTATGACCCCAATTAAACGTTGAACCATCATTTAATGGttagaaataaatgtaaacattgAAAAGGACCATGTTCACAATCCTCAGGAAATAAAATCTGTGTGTATTATTGAGttatataaataactataaaaatcaatgtagtaaaataaaataagattaaataagAATCTGaattaattttattaaaaaataagatTAAATTAGACAATCCCTTGAGGTAGTATACATCTTTCAAACATTTATACAGACTTTTATtacaaaatctaatttaatcatCGTCTGTTTTGGGACTTTAAACAACTGATGGTTTGTGCAGAGTTGACAATACATGATAGTTGTGATATTCAGTCTAACTGTGGAGTCTATTACTTAGACTTAATCTTTATCATGTGGGCTCTCTATGGCAGTTAATAGTGTAATGGTGATGAATGAGTTCATTGTTGTGAGGTTGGATGATAAGATCAGACAAAGGCAGGGTTTCAGATGATGGCTTTATTCCTGCTGGTGGTAATATATTTTCAAGTATAGGCCTGGCCTatacacaacaaagacacaacaggCTGATaaacaagacaacacaacagacagacatacatttgtaaaataagatatacagtatatttcatGACAAACACGTAGATAAATTACTTTTTGCTTGGTCACCTTGGAAACCAATTGGAATGCCCTTGAGAAAACAATGTTTCACATATTGAGActataatttaatatttcatattcaaaaaGTGCAGTTTGTATGAAAACACACTTATAATAGCATTTTAAGGGTGACCAGTTGGCGTAGGCCTACATggcatttttttatattgttattaagATGATTACTTTAACCATTAAACCTGTAAAGAAAACCTGTTGCATGATATTTATTATGCACATGCACCCTTACTTTAAAGCTATATAGCTGTAAATAGTGTTTAAAGCACAAAGCATTTGATTGACAGTGGCAGGCGTTTATAATCATTAACCAGCTGATGGTAAACTGAGGGACCTCTGGAGCAAAACACTGGCCTCCAGATATACAGTTTATTAGTACACATCCTCGGATGTTTATATTGCCTTATACACGTTGGTTCCTGTCACTGTTTTCACCTGAGAAAATGACTCAAAGTCTGAACTGGCCTagatctgctgctctgtctctgtgacCCTCTCTACTCTGCCACCAGCTTCCTCAGCCGCTGCACCACATCCTCCCCGGTCGCCCACGGCACCGTGACCGCCTTGAACTCCCCGGGCGAGGCCTCGTGGGTCTCCGTGATCAGCCGGTGCATGGGGAAGTCCCGGCGCGGGAAGGCCACGTCCCGGGGACCGAGGGCGAGCGCCGGACAGAAGTCGTTGGCTCCGTCCCCCACGTAGAAAACCCTCTGGTAGGGGCGGCCCCGCTCCTGCGTCCTGCGGGCCACATAGTCCCTGACCACCACCTGCTTGCACATGTTGTCGGGGCACCGCAGGCAGTCGTGGGAGTGGAAGGGTCTCATCACCAGCCGGCCGTCCTTGTTGAAGGTGGCCGGGTTGGTGAAGATCCGATGGAAGAGCTGGCGCGCCCCGGTGCGTCGCAGCCAGGACTCGATGAAGAAGGAGTTGGCGTCGGACAACAGCACCACCTCGAAGTCCTGCGGGGGTCGGGCGCGGAGGAACTGGAAGACGGTGGGCATACCCGGGGTGGACGGGATCTTCTCCATGATGCTCCGTATGTCGCTCTCGGTGACGCCTTGCTCCGCCAGGTAGGCCAGGACGCGCTGCATGTACTCGTTGTAGCGGCCGGGCTGGTAGGTGTCCTTCAGCCAGCCCGGGAGGTGCTGACCCGGGGCGGCCTTCACCACCATGTCGTCGCTGGTCTCATCCACGATGGTCTCGTCAAAGTCAAAAAAGATGAGGAAGCGCTTGTCGTTGGAGACCTGCGCCGAGGAAGAGGCCATGATCTCCGTGCGTCTGGACCTGCGGGCTTCCACCTCTCCTGGGGGATTGGGTGGGACATAACAGCAGGTGAAGACTGAATCCCCCATGATTGACTATGCCACACCTCTTACAGTTGCCAACTGGCATCAAATCCCACTCTC is from Paralichthys olivaceus isolate ysfri-2021 chromosome 5, ASM2471397v2, whole genome shotgun sequence and encodes:
- the phospho1 gene encoding probable phosphatase phospho1 isoform X2; the protein is MASSSAQVSNDKRFLIFFDFDETIVDETSDDMVVKAAPGQHLPGWLKDTYQPGRYNEYMQRVLAYLAEQGVTESDIRSIMEKIPSTPGMPTVFQFLRARPPQDFEVVLLSDANSFFIESWLRRTGARQLFHRIFTNPATFNKDGRLVMRPFHSHDCLRCPDNMCKQVVVRDYVARRTQERGRPYQRVFYVGDGANDFCPALALGPRDVAFPRRDFPMHRLITETHEASPGEFKAVTVPWATGEDVVQRLRKLVAE
- the phospho1 gene encoding probable phosphatase phospho1 isoform X1 → MGDSVFTCCYVPPNPPGEVEARRSRRTEIMASSSAQVSNDKRFLIFFDFDETIVDETSDDMVVKAAPGQHLPGWLKDTYQPGRYNEYMQRVLAYLAEQGVTESDIRSIMEKIPSTPGMPTVFQFLRARPPQDFEVVLLSDANSFFIESWLRRTGARQLFHRIFTNPATFNKDGRLVMRPFHSHDCLRCPDNMCKQVVVRDYVARRTQERGRPYQRVFYVGDGANDFCPALALGPRDVAFPRRDFPMHRLITETHEASPGEFKAVTVPWATGEDVVQRLRKLVAE